The proteins below come from a single Streptococcus hyointestinalis genomic window:
- a CDS encoding DUF202 domain-containing protein, producing the protein MMTEKELLSGYQNEITYQKHMIDNLKRWFSLLFVVASLGVVALYFSKASLVLRFSGIGLVAVGCLGMLLFGYGIYKGQQNVNRVIDDLQLKLAALHHKH; encoded by the coding sequence ATCATGACTGAAAAAGAGTTACTATCAGGTTATCAAAATGAAATCACTTATCAAAAACACATGATTGACAATCTCAAGCGTTGGTTTAGCTTACTTTTCGTTGTAGCTAGTCTAGGCGTGGTAGCTCTGTATTTCTCAAAAGCCTCTCTAGTCTTACGCTTTAGCGGCATAGGTCTAGTTGCTGTGGGGTGTCTAGGGATGCTGCTTTTTGGCTATGGTATCTATAAAGGGCAACAAAATGTCAATCGTGTCATTGACGATTTACAACTAAAGCTAGCTGCCCTACAT
- a CDS encoding PTS system mannose/fructose/sorbose family transporter subunit IID — MRRISKMAERKRLTKKTLTKSFHHWYYGHLTCFSQEHMQTFGYLTSMLPIVEELYTDKEEQKKAMQTYTAFFNTEPQLGTLVVGITAGLEEARANGDGVDDETINGMRAGLMGPIAGIGDSLVVGTLIPVLLGIALGLSTGGSPVGAIFYIIVWNLLAYFGMRFAYFKGYELGDKAVEFLVGPKGQAIRRAIGIVGGMVIGGVAATWVSVKTSFQLKNSSGKAFLVLQDQLDAVYPGLLTALFIVFCWWLMAKKNISPNKVMLLLVVIAFVGVLLGFFNPGLKY, encoded by the coding sequence ATGAGGAGGATATCTAAGATGGCAGAAAGAAAAAGACTCACGAAAAAAACACTCACAAAGTCATTTCATCACTGGTACTATGGTCATTTGACCTGTTTCTCACAAGAACACATGCAAACTTTTGGCTATCTGACTTCTATGCTACCTATCGTTGAGGAATTGTACACGGATAAGGAAGAGCAGAAAAAAGCCATGCAGACCTATACTGCTTTCTTTAATACAGAGCCTCAATTAGGAACACTTGTTGTAGGGATTACAGCAGGTCTTGAGGAAGCTAGAGCAAATGGTGATGGTGTTGATGATGAAACCATCAATGGGATGCGTGCAGGGCTTATGGGTCCTATTGCAGGTATCGGTGACTCCCTTGTTGTAGGGACACTCATTCCTGTTTTACTTGGGATTGCCCTAGGTCTGTCAACAGGTGGCTCACCCGTAGGTGCGATTTTCTACATCATCGTCTGGAACTTACTTGCTTACTTTGGAATGCGGTTTGCTTATTTCAAAGGTTATGAGCTAGGGGATAAGGCAGTTGAATTTCTAGTAGGTCCAAAAGGTCAAGCTATCAGAAGAGCTATCGGAATTGTTGGGGGAATGGTTATTGGTGGTGTTGCTGCCACATGGGTATCTGTAAAGACCTCATTTCAATTAAAAAATTCTTCTGGAAAAGCCTTCCTAGTTCTCCAAGACCAGCTAGATGCTGTTTACCCAGGGCTTTTAACCGCTTTGTTTATCGTATTTTGCTGGTGGTTGATGGCTAAGAAAAATATCTCACCAAACAAAGTTATGTTACTGTTAGTGGTTATTGCCTTTGTTGGGGTATTGCTAGGATTCTTCAATCCAGGACTTAAATACTAA
- a CDS encoding PTS mannose/fructose/sorbose/N-acetylgalactosamine transporter subunit IIC gives MTISWLQAALLGLFASLASMPGMGGSSIGNYTLGRPLVGGLVCGLILGDIKLGIICGVAMQLVYIALVTPGGTVSADVRAVSYIGIPLAMVAIQSQGISVNSSEASDLAKSMGTLVGTIGTVLFYGTATMNLVWQHIGWKAVEEGKFKKLYAVDWGYPWISHFLFSFLPTLIMCKWGASAVTSLQHALPMDGIPMKTLFTVGALLPCVGIAILLKQLVEKWTDFVPFFVGFTLAASLGLNLVSCAVISLIFALIFFEIDMVKIKKENVSDDSFAFEDDEEDI, from the coding sequence ATGACAATATCTTGGTTACAAGCTGCTTTATTAGGATTATTTGCAAGTTTAGCTTCCATGCCTGGTATGGGTGGCTCTAGTATCGGAAATTATACCTTAGGGCGTCCTTTGGTTGGTGGATTGGTGTGTGGGCTTATCTTAGGAGATATTAAGCTAGGTATCATCTGCGGGGTGGCTATGCAGCTGGTCTATATCGCCCTTGTCACACCAGGCGGTACCGTATCTGCTGATGTGCGTGCGGTCTCTTATATCGGTATTCCACTTGCTATGGTAGCCATTCAATCACAAGGGATTTCCGTAAACTCATCAGAAGCCTCAGACCTTGCAAAATCAATGGGGACATTGGTTGGAACGATAGGGACTGTTCTCTTCTACGGAACGGCTACTATGAACCTTGTCTGGCAACACATCGGTTGGAAGGCAGTTGAGGAAGGAAAGTTCAAAAAATTATATGCTGTTGACTGGGGTTATCCTTGGATTTCACATTTTCTCTTCTCTTTCCTACCAACATTGATTATGTGTAAATGGGGAGCATCAGCGGTTACGAGTTTGCAACACGCCCTTCCAATGGATGGCATTCCTATGAAAACATTGTTTACTGTAGGGGCACTCTTGCCATGTGTAGGGATTGCGATTCTCCTAAAACAGTTGGTTGAAAAGTGGACAGACTTCGTTCCTTTCTTTGTCGGCTTTACCTTGGCTGCTTCTTTGGGGCTTAACTTGGTATCTTGTGCTGTCATTTCCTTGATTTTTGCGCTTATCTTCTTTGAGATTGATATGGTCAAGATAAAAAAAGAAAATGTCAGTGATGACAGCTTTGCATTTGAAGATGATGAGGAGGATATCTAA
- a CDS encoding PTS system mannose/fructose/N-acetylgalactosamine-transporter subunit IIB, with the protein MSVSFVRIDDRMIHGQTVTRWAKEYPCDGLIAVNDAAAKNKVLIQAYKGASDKKTFVWTKEAFAQKSQKVLDSDSRYFLITKNPIDMKEILVDQGFVPDDVKEIIVGPANDRPGAIKLGNNQSITQEEAAALQAIEEAGYKVKFQLLPDVSIGYWSDFKSKFGY; encoded by the coding sequence ATGAGTGTTTCATTTGTAAGAATTGATGACCGTATGATTCACGGACAAACCGTTACCCGTTGGGCAAAAGAGTATCCTTGTGATGGCTTAATTGCCGTTAATGATGCTGCTGCTAAAAACAAGGTGTTAATCCAAGCTTATAAAGGAGCTTCTGATAAAAAGACCTTTGTTTGGACAAAAGAAGCCTTTGCTCAAAAGTCACAAAAAGTTTTAGACTCTGATAGCCGCTACTTCCTCATCACTAAAAATCCTATTGACATGAAAGAGATTTTGGTAGATCAGGGCTTTGTTCCAGACGATGTTAAGGAAATTATCGTAGGACCTGCAAACGACAGACCAGGTGCTATTAAACTAGGCAATAACCAGTCTATTACTCAAGAAGAAGCAGCTGCCCTTCAAGCGATTGAAGAAGCAGGCTATAAGGTGAAATTCCAGTTATTACCAGATGTTTCCATCGGCTATTGGTCAGACTTCAAGAGTAAATTTGGTTATTAA
- a CDS encoding PTS sugar transporter subunit IIA, translating to MRYLLLVSHGEFAAGLKTSIAMFAQDKIGDVIANGLRDGMSTDEFEHHFRQSLSHLKEEDRVIVLADIIGGSPLTAACKVLDELGYLEDAIVLGGMNLPMAINAVVMKDMLDGQEFVKTVLGEAGAALRELDVVSSEDELDDDI from the coding sequence ATGAGGTATCTATTATTAGTGAGTCATGGTGAGTTTGCAGCAGGTCTCAAGACCTCCATCGCCATGTTTGCGCAGGATAAGATAGGTGACGTGATTGCAAATGGGCTAAGAGATGGGATGAGTACCGACGAGTTTGAACATCACTTTAGACAGTCTCTATCTCATCTAAAAGAAGAGGATCGTGTGATTGTCCTTGCAGACATCATCGGAGGCAGCCCTTTGACCGCAGCCTGCAAGGTGCTAGATGAATTGGGCTACTTGGAGGATGCGATTGTTTTAGGGGGAATGAATCTTCCGATGGCAATAAACGCAGTCGTTATGAAGGATATGCTTGATGGGCAAGAATTTGTCAAGACCGTCCTAGGCGAAGCAGGTGCCGCATTGAGAGAGCTTGATGTCGTCTCTAGTGAAGACGAGCTTGATGACGATATTTGA
- a CDS encoding ABC transporter substrate-binding protein yields the protein MTRRHLYLFVASVVLVVLSVLGYWWYQGQTIVITLGTYADSSWGVPSSSSKVIDEAIARFEKKHPKVKVIYETGIRKKDYADWLAQKIVSGKEPDVFVVPDDDFSRLASIGALKKLSSLSIGDKKALSRFYPSALAAGRYAKEQYALPFESNPTMLCVNTDILAQKGIAISQKGWDLTTFLSICKQLTPTDSSLQLYSLTGYDWQTALAAYGGQIVTADGDVTINTPQMKKALNYIHQLSDIETREATDNDFDQGEVAFKPMTLAQYRTYKPYPYRSAKYTTFSWTCLPLPAASSDVKASQLSVSLLAIGAKTRHARLASQLLSEFTSDETQQSLVKYSQGASVIKKVMVSKETQQLFQSDHLGANVVTSSTLDYILKHSQAQPTVKDYQNILAKSDYLITKALKQQTVDNDLITIEKEITDNPS from the coding sequence ATGACTAGACGGCATTTGTATCTTTTTGTAGCGAGTGTGGTGCTAGTAGTCTTGTCTGTGCTTGGCTACTGGTGGTATCAAGGGCAGACGATAGTGATCACGCTTGGGACCTATGCTGACAGTAGCTGGGGTGTGCCTTCTTCTAGTAGCAAAGTGATTGATGAGGCGATTGCTCGCTTTGAGAAGAAACATCCTAAAGTCAAGGTCATCTATGAAACGGGTATCCGAAAGAAGGATTATGCCGACTGGTTAGCACAGAAAATCGTAAGTGGCAAGGAGCCAGATGTGTTTGTCGTGCCTGATGATGACTTTAGCCGCTTAGCTTCGATAGGTGCTCTGAAAAAACTCTCCAGTCTTTCCATCGGAGATAAGAAAGCTCTCAGCCGTTTTTACCCTTCTGCCTTAGCAGCAGGACGCTATGCTAAGGAGCAATATGCGCTTCCTTTTGAAAGCAATCCTACCATGCTTTGTGTCAATACAGACATTCTTGCCCAAAAAGGAATTGCTATTTCTCAAAAAGGCTGGGATTTGACGACTTTTCTCTCTATTTGTAAGCAATTAACCCCAACAGATAGCTCTTTACAACTCTATTCCTTGACAGGATATGATTGGCAGACGGCTTTGGCAGCTTATGGTGGTCAGATTGTGACTGCGGATGGAGACGTCACCATCAATACTCCCCAGATGAAAAAAGCGCTTAACTATATTCACCAGCTTTCAGACATTGAGACAAGAGAAGCAACTGATAATGACTTTGACCAAGGTGAGGTTGCCTTTAAGCCGATGACGCTTGCGCAATACCGCACCTACAAGCCTTATCCCTATCGTAGTGCCAAGTACACCACTTTTTCTTGGACGTGTTTGCCTCTTCCTGCGGCGTCTTCAGATGTCAAGGCGAGCCAGTTATCGGTCTCTTTACTAGCTATCGGTGCCAAGACAAGGCATGCTAGACTGGCTAGTCAGTTACTAAGCGAGTTTACCTCAGATGAGACCCAGCAGTCCCTTGTCAAGTATTCTCAAGGCGCCTCTGTTATCAAGAAAGTCATGGTCAGTAAAGAGACGCAGCAATTATTTCAAAGTGACCATCTAGGAGCCAATGTGGTCACCTCAAGCACGCTTGATTATATCCTCAAGCATTCACAGGCGCAGCCAACGGTCAAGGATTATCAAAATATCCTTGCCAAGTCTGACTATCTCATCACCAAGGCGCTCAAGCAACAAACCGTTGATAATGACTTAATCACCATTGAAAAAGAAATAACTGATAATCCATCCTAG
- a CDS encoding response regulator transcription factor — translation MIKVLIADDQELIRESLGIILSSFEDIEVVASASDGEEVLDKLKTSRPDVILMDVRMPVLDGVLCTKRVKERYSDIKIIIITTFDDDEFIFSALKYGASGYLLKGVSTEELHKAIHTVYSGGAMINPDIASKVVTIFSQMAQSNFTVQVDSKQVESLSDVEWQIVKDVAYGKSNKEIAADLFLSEGTVRNYLSAILAKLELRDRTQLAIWATQAGVISYQVEHGDD, via the coding sequence ATGATTAAGGTATTGATTGCTGATGACCAAGAGCTTATCAGAGAGTCGCTTGGCATTATTTTGTCCTCGTTTGAGGACATAGAGGTTGTGGCGAGCGCTTCAGACGGTGAGGAGGTCTTAGACAAGTTAAAAACCAGTCGTCCAGATGTGATTTTGATGGATGTCAGAATGCCTGTTCTTGACGGAGTCTTGTGTACTAAGCGTGTCAAGGAGCGCTACAGTGACATCAAGATTATCATCATAACGACATTTGATGATGACGAGTTTATCTTTAGTGCCCTCAAGTACGGAGCGTCAGGGTATTTGCTAAAGGGCGTCTCAACAGAGGAATTGCACAAGGCTATCCACACTGTCTATAGTGGAGGTGCCATGATCAATCCTGATATTGCTAGTAAAGTGGTCACAATTTTTTCACAGATGGCGCAGTCAAACTTTACCGTTCAGGTTGACTCTAAGCAGGTTGAGAGTTTATCTGATGTGGAGTGGCAGATTGTCAAGGATGTCGCCTACGGCAAATCCAATAAAGAAATCGCAGCGGATTTGTTTTTATCCGAAGGCACAGTGCGCAATTACTTGTCTGCTATTTTAGCTAAGCTAGAGCTGCGTGACCGCACGCAGTTGGCTATTTGGGCGACTCAAGCAGGCGTGATCTCTTATCAAGTGGAGCATGGCGATGACTAG
- a CDS encoding sensor histidine kinase — translation MMTYAKSRPLLWRGFVVITLIAVIYHASLYLLCTTYIIETGASQDFLDKVGVIPTAPSTVFLGSIFSFLLLLGLIHLRQSLFEKSIYEEWLLFLEICLLLVTFSFLQGSYNGVILLVLLDIFQTYTDFYTARQRRYWVLFLILSFAMLLLSNSQILAMVVKLPTLEVYLSFLPTRYHMLTLFIKSFLYSFSVMIFIVNLILAIIYSVSETHKIEEELRMAEQANRELHSYLAISEKNAKDKERKRIAREIHDTLGHALTGISAGIDAVLVLIDLDPSRAKKQLKNISEVVREGIKDVRRSIEKLRPGALEGQSLQVALEKIIRDYEVLSDLEITLDYQWGAVDLEVTKEDIIFRVIQESLTNSLRHGHAHHVTIQMTSDEHYHLIIQDDGVGFETLQFGYGLTQMRERLAIIGAGVTFSNDKGFKTIVDIPKQKGEQL, via the coding sequence ATGATGACCTATGCCAAATCACGTCCGCTGCTGTGGAGAGGCTTTGTTGTGATAACGCTCATCGCTGTTATCTATCATGCTTCCTTGTACCTGCTCTGTACGACCTATATCATCGAGACAGGGGCTAGTCAAGACTTTCTTGATAAGGTTGGTGTCATCCCTACAGCACCTTCGACAGTCTTTTTAGGAAGTATCTTCTCGTTTTTGCTCTTACTTGGTCTCATCCATCTGCGTCAGTCTCTGTTTGAAAAGAGCATTTATGAGGAGTGGCTTTTGTTTCTTGAGATTTGCTTGCTGCTGGTGACTTTTAGCTTTTTGCAGGGGAGTTATAATGGCGTTATTCTTCTGGTTTTATTAGATATTTTCCAGACTTATACGGATTTTTACACGGCTAGGCAGAGGCGTTACTGGGTGCTCTTTTTGATACTCAGTTTTGCCATGTTGCTCTTGTCCAATAGCCAGATTTTAGCGATGGTTGTCAAATTACCGACCTTAGAGGTCTATCTGAGTTTTTTACCGACTCGCTACCACATGCTGACGCTATTTATCAAGTCTTTTCTCTATTCATTTAGTGTCATGATTTTTATTGTCAATCTTATCCTAGCTATCATCTACTCCGTGTCCGAAACGCATAAAATCGAGGAAGAGCTACGCATGGCTGAGCAGGCAAATAGAGAGCTGCACAGCTACCTTGCTATCAGTGAGAAAAACGCTAAGGATAAGGAAAGAAAGCGTATCGCAAGAGAGATACACGATACACTAGGACATGCTTTGACAGGGATTTCTGCTGGTATAGATGCCGTGCTTGTTCTGATTGACCTTGACCCAAGTAGAGCCAAAAAGCAGCTGAAAAATATCTCAGAAGTGGTTCGAGAAGGTATAAAAGACGTGAGGCGTTCCATTGAAAAGCTAAGACCAGGTGCGCTTGAAGGGCAGTCTTTACAAGTGGCACTAGAGAAGATTATTCGTGATTATGAGGTGTTATCAGACTTAGAGATTACGCTGGATTATCAGTGGGGTGCTGTTGATTTAGAGGTGACTAAGGAAGACATCATCTTTCGAGTTATCCAAGAATCCCTCACCAATAGTCTTCGTCATGGACATGCCCATCATGTGACTATCCAGATGACTAGTGATGAGCATTATCACTTGATTATCCAAGATGATGGTGTCGGGTTTGAGACACTGCAGTTTGGTTATGGTCTGACGCAGATGCGTGAGCGTCTAGCGATTATCGGAGCTGGCGTTACTTTTTCTAACGACAAGGGCTTTAAAACGATTGTGGATATTCCAAAGCAAAAAGGAGAGCAACTATGA
- a CDS encoding sugar ABC transporter substrate-binding protein: MKKVLSFPVVVTSITVLLTLGIYAWGQQKALNPNRLTVGTTYMTMNNDFYQVVNDEIVRKLERQGNRVYTRDPQLSVTKQCQQIELFIKQKVDAIIINPVDSHSKKLLGYLKKAKQKGIKIIVVDTQLSDKKLADTTIVSDNYQAGVLIAKHLMADQKSAQILILEHKTTVSASSRVRGFVDTLAPYANYQIVARKETKGQTEVAMPQVERVIASGVSFDTVMSLNDRAALGALAAIQSHRLTSVAIYSVDGSRDFKQLLSQTNTLKGTVAQSPITMGKRAAASVYSLVKGKKVAKNITIKVSWYDRNSPVEMG, from the coding sequence ATGAAAAAGGTGTTATCATTTCCTGTAGTTGTTACTAGTATCACGGTGTTACTGACTCTTGGGATATATGCTTGGGGACAACAAAAAGCGCTAAATCCTAATCGGCTGACTGTTGGGACGACTTATATGACGATGAATAATGATTTTTATCAAGTGGTAAATGACGAGATTGTCCGTAAGCTAGAAAGACAAGGCAATCGTGTCTATACACGTGATCCACAGTTAAGTGTCACAAAACAGTGTCAGCAAATCGAGCTGTTTATCAAGCAAAAAGTGGATGCTATTATCATTAACCCCGTTGATAGTCATAGTAAGAAGCTGCTAGGTTATTTGAAAAAGGCAAAGCAAAAAGGGATTAAAATCATCGTTGTTGACACGCAACTGTCTGATAAAAAGCTAGCGGATACAACGATTGTGTCTGACAATTATCAGGCAGGAGTGCTTATTGCTAAACATCTGATGGCGGATCAAAAGAGCGCTCAGATCTTGATTTTAGAGCATAAAACAACGGTATCTGCTAGCAGCCGTGTGCGAGGTTTTGTCGACACTCTAGCGCCCTATGCTAACTATCAGATTGTGGCAAGAAAAGAGACCAAAGGGCAAACAGAAGTAGCCATGCCACAGGTTGAGCGTGTGATTGCAAGTGGGGTGAGCTTTGATACGGTCATGTCGCTAAATGACCGAGCAGCTCTTGGTGCTCTTGCTGCGATTCAGTCGCATAGACTGACCTCTGTTGCCATTTATAGCGTGGACGGCTCACGAGACTTTAAGCAATTGCTCAGTCAAACAAATACCTTGAAAGGGACCGTTGCTCAGTCGCCTATCACCATGGGAAAACGTGCTGCAGCCTCTGTTTACTCCCTTGTAAAGGGAAAGAAAGTAGCCAAAAACATCACCATCAAGGTGTCTTGGTACGACCGCAATAGTCCTGTAGAGATGGGGTAG
- the groL gene encoding chaperonin GroEL (60 kDa chaperone family; promotes refolding of misfolded polypeptides especially under stressful conditions; forms two stacked rings of heptamers to form a barrel-shaped 14mer; ends can be capped by GroES; misfolded proteins enter the barrel where they are refolded when GroES binds) produces the protein MAKDIKFSADARTAMVRGVDILADTVKVTLGPKGRNVVLEKSFGSPLITNDGVTIAKEIELEDHFENMGAKLVSEVASKTNDIAGDGTTTATVLTQAIVREGLKNVTAGANPIGIRRGIEAAVAAAVEELKAISQPVSGKEAIAQVAAVSSRSEKVGEYISEAMEKVGNDGVITIEESRGMETELDVVEGMQFDRGYLSQYMVTDNEKMVADLDNPYILITDKKISNIQDVLPLLEEILKTNRPLLIIADDVDGEALPTLVLNKIRGTFNVVAVKAPGFGDRRKAMLEDIAILTGGTVITEDLGLDLKDATMAVLGQAAKVTVDKDSTVIVEGAGQAEAIANRVNIIKSQIESTTSEFDREKLQERLAKLSGGVAVIKVGAATETELKEMKLRIEDALNATRAAVEEGIVSGGGTALVNVISKVASLELSGDEATGRNIVLRALEEPVRQIAYNAGYEGSVVIERLKNSELGTGFNAANGEWVNMVDAGIIDPVKVTRSALQNAASVASLILTTEAVVADKPAPEAPAAPAMDPNMMGGMM, from the coding sequence ATGGCAAAAGATATTAAATTTTCAGCAGACGCAAGAACAGCTATGGTACGTGGCGTGGACATCCTAGCAGATACCGTTAAGGTAACGCTTGGTCCTAAAGGACGTAATGTCGTCCTTGAAAAATCCTTTGGCTCACCACTTATCACCAATGACGGTGTGACCATCGCTAAGGAAATCGAACTAGAAGACCACTTTGAAAATATGGGAGCTAAGCTCGTTTCTGAAGTGGCTTCAAAAACCAACGACATCGCAGGTGACGGAACAACCACAGCGACTGTCCTTACCCAAGCTATCGTGCGTGAAGGGCTTAAAAATGTGACAGCAGGTGCTAATCCAATCGGTATCCGCCGTGGGATTGAAGCTGCGGTAGCAGCCGCCGTTGAAGAGTTGAAAGCCATCTCTCAGCCAGTATCAGGCAAGGAAGCTATCGCCCAAGTCGCTGCCGTATCTTCTCGCTCTGAAAAAGTTGGTGAGTACATCTCAGAAGCCATGGAAAAAGTTGGCAATGACGGTGTCATCACTATCGAAGAATCTCGTGGTATGGAGACAGAGCTTGATGTTGTTGAAGGGATGCAATTTGACCGTGGTTACCTCTCACAATACATGGTAACAGACAACGAAAAAATGGTGGCAGACCTTGACAATCCTTACATCCTCATCACCGATAAGAAAATCTCAAACATCCAAGATGTGCTTCCATTGTTAGAAGAAATCTTGAAGACCAACCGTCCATTGCTTATCATCGCTGACGATGTTGATGGCGAAGCTCTTCCAACCCTTGTCCTCAACAAAATCCGTGGTACCTTTAACGTTGTAGCTGTCAAAGCACCAGGATTTGGTGACCGTCGTAAGGCTATGCTTGAAGATATCGCTATCCTTACAGGTGGTACAGTTATCACTGAAGATTTGGGACTTGATTTGAAAGACGCGACTATGGCGGTTCTTGGTCAAGCAGCTAAAGTAACCGTTGACAAAGACAGCACTGTTATCGTTGAAGGTGCTGGTCAAGCAGAAGCTATTGCTAACCGTGTCAATATCATCAAATCACAAATTGAAAGCACAACATCAGAATTTGACCGTGAAAAACTGCAAGAACGTTTGGCAAAACTCTCTGGCGGTGTCGCAGTTATCAAGGTCGGTGCAGCCACTGAAACTGAACTCAAAGAAATGAAACTTCGCATTGAAGACGCTCTGAATGCCACACGTGCAGCCGTTGAAGAAGGTATCGTCTCAGGTGGTGGCACTGCTCTTGTCAATGTCATTAGTAAAGTGGCAAGCCTTGAGCTCTCAGGCGATGAAGCGACAGGACGTAACATCGTTCTTCGTGCCCTTGAAGAACCAGTTCGTCAAATTGCTTACAACGCTGGTTATGAAGGCTCTGTTGTCATTGAGCGTTTGAAAAATAGCGAGCTAGGTACAGGCTTCAACGCTGCTAACGGTGAGTGGGTCAACATGGTTGACGCAGGTATCATCGACCCTGTCAAAGTGACACGCTCTGCCCTTCAAAACGCCGCTTCAGTCGCAAGCCTTATCCTAACAACCGAAGCTGTCGTTGCTGACAAACCAGCTCCAGAAGCGCCAGCTGCCCCAGCTATGGACCCTAACATGATGGGCGGTATGATGTAA
- the groES gene encoding co-chaperone GroES, translated as MLKPLGDRVVLSVTEEKEQKIGGFVIAGASDDKTKTATVVAVGEGTRTLNGDLIAPSLKAGDTVVFEPYSSVEVKDGDDTYAIVRESDVLAILS; from the coding sequence ATGTTGAAACCATTAGGAGACCGTGTGGTTCTTAGTGTAACAGAAGAAAAAGAACAAAAGATTGGTGGCTTTGTGATTGCTGGCGCAAGCGATGACAAGACCAAAACAGCCACAGTAGTCGCTGTTGGCGAAGGCACACGCACTTTAAACGGTGACTTGATTGCCCCTAGCCTAAAAGCTGGAGACACTGTGGTATTTGAGCCTTACTCAAGTGTAGAAGTCAAAGATGGCGATGACACTTATGCCATTGTCCGTGAATCAGATGTATTAGCGATTTTGAGCTAA
- a CDS encoding LytTR family DNA-binding domain-containing protein — protein MKITIELDDYLEDVEVVIRTSQLTPEIESIKRSLEKAVAPPILFYRGNNEFYVKIESILFFETDGSKIYAHAREEAYEVKLKLYELEEQLPHYFCRISKSTIVNTREIYALEKSFSGTSTVRFYDTKKQVHVSRHYYHMLKEKLHDTR, from the coding sequence ATGAAAATCACAATCGAGCTAGATGATTATCTAGAGGATGTGGAGGTAGTGATTCGCACCAGTCAGTTGACACCTGAAATCGAGAGTATCAAGCGCTCATTAGAAAAAGCAGTCGCCCCACCCATTCTCTTTTATCGGGGAAATAATGAATTTTACGTGAAAATTGAGAGTATTCTTTTCTTTGAGACTGACGGCAGCAAAATCTATGCGCACGCTAGAGAGGAAGCCTACGAGGTCAAGCTCAAGCTCTACGAGCTTGAAGAGCAGCTGCCGCACTATTTTTGCCGAATCTCAAAGTCTACTATCGTCAATACCCGAGAGATTTACGCTTTAGAAAAGTCTTTTTCTGGGACAAGCACTGTGCGTTTCTACGACACCAAAAAACAGGTGCATGTCTCCAGACACTACTACCACATGTTAAAGGAAAAATTGCATGACACACGATAA
- a CDS encoding LiaF transmembrane domain-containing protein, with protein sequence MKHTSRRILSGLLLIGLALLLVLQGLYSIFSGNIWVLIWMGLFVIFGLSRWFDRDWLSGLVFFYIAFLIGNQSYHWVHLSLSILILVGWLFFIGLAMIFPSSRRHWYKKRYDDTFIESTDDHHLSTSFGSSSHYINDPDFHYAKAEIGFGKLNVYFDNAIIQGDSAEVNVEVGFGKLVLYIPKNWIVKSNIETGFGGVDLPQTAPITEDSKTLYLKGEVGFGALSVVYL encoded by the coding sequence ATGAAACACACATCACGTCGCATTTTGTCAGGTTTACTCTTGATTGGATTGGCGCTTTTACTGGTTCTGCAAGGGCTCTACAGTATCTTTTCAGGAAATATCTGGGTGCTGATTTGGATGGGCTTGTTTGTTATCTTTGGGCTCAGCCGTTGGTTTGATAGAGATTGGCTAAGTGGACTCGTCTTTTTCTACATCGCCTTTTTGATTGGCAATCAAAGCTACCACTGGGTGCACTTGTCACTGTCTATTCTCATTCTTGTTGGTTGGCTCTTTTTCATCGGACTTGCCATGATTTTTCCCTCTTCTCGCAGACACTGGTACAAAAAAAGATATGATGACACCTTTATAGAAAGCACAGATGACCACCACCTGTCCACTTCCTTTGGCTCTAGCAGTCACTACATCAATGACCCTGATTTTCATTATGCCAAGGCTGAGATCGGATTTGGCAAGCTTAACGTCTATTTTGACAATGCCATCATCCAAGGCGACAGTGCTGAGGTGAATGTCGAGGTCGGATTTGGTAAGCTGGTGCTCTACATTCCTAAAAACTGGATTGTCAAAAGCAACATCGAAACAGGCTTTGGCGGTGTTGACCTTCCACAGACTGCCCCTATCACAGAGGACAGCAAAACCCTCTACCTCAAAGGTGAAGTCGGATTTGGCGCACTCAGTGTCGTTTATCTCTAA